A stretch of Episyrphus balteatus chromosome 2, idEpiBalt1.1, whole genome shotgun sequence DNA encodes these proteins:
- the LOC129909819 gene encoding integrin beta-PS isoform X2, whose protein sequence is MTRTSRILDILAIIVLIGCVVIVTEAQIAEKYTQNPCVNKQTCRECIQTQSCAWCMATNFTDKPRCFHPSFAPLGACPEEFTWNPSNERTFIINRELSRASSIRGGGQMVSGGSYEAGSSYSASGSSYQSSQYGASAKGSSSSSSSFSAASGSIVQISPQKVNLKLRINEPYKLNFRYSQAEDYPVDLYYLMDLSKSMEDDKAKLSKLGALLSETMRNITSNFKLGFGSFVDKVLMPYVSTIPKNDQPFAFINNMALNTKTSKFIKEVEDAAVSGNLDAPEGGFDAIMQAIVCRDRIGWRDQARRLLVFSTDAGFHYAGDGKLGGVIEPNDGQCHLDSSGLYTHSTIQDYPSISQINHHVKKNSINVIFAVTQTQINVYKKLSQHIEGSSSAVLSNDSSNVVDLVRDEYNKISSSIEMKDTASSYVKINYYSACLNGSGPVLTSKCDGLKVGDIVSFFAEITVTECPADPKEWQQQIQIYPVGINETLTIDLEMLCSCPCENPNHPMYEVASEKCHDHGNYMCGICECNNSYFGNTCECSAASGTPVNQTVVCKADNDTISECNGRGTCVCGICECNKRQNPEEVVSGRFCECDNFSCDRHNSLVCSGPDHGTCNCGTCNCKPGWTGLACDCLASNETCKQPNSDGEICSGHGECECGVCKCKVTNEGRYSGKYCEKCPTCSRRCQDLKDCVQCQMYKTGPLKDEAACAANCTLFVPIGVEKIDMNDEKENGFPCAYYDDDDCRFKFRYTEIDGKIEVYAQQERECPPKVFMLGIVLGVIAAIVLVGLAILLLWKLLTTIHDRREFARFEKERMAAKWDAGENPIYRHATTTFKNPTYAGK, encoded by the exons ATGACTCGAACTAGTAGAATACTAGATATCTTAGCGATTATTGTGTTAATCGGATGCGTCGTTATCGTCACTGAAGCACAAATTGCCGAAAAATATACCCAAAATCCATGTGTTAATAAACAAACCTGCCGCGAATGTATACAGACACAAAGCTGTGCCTGGTGTATGGCAACCAACTTTACCGATAAACCAAGATGCTTCCATCCAAGTTTTGCACCATTAGGTGCATGTCCAGAAGAATTCACATGGAATCCAAGTAATGAAAGAACATTCATTATCAATCGCGAATTATCACGGGCAAGTTCGATAAGAGGAGGTGGACAAATGGTATCTGGAGGAAGTTATGAAGCTGGTTCTTCTTACAGTGCTAGTGGATCAAGTTATCAATCATCACAATATGGAGCATCAGCAAAAGGATCGAGTAGTTCATCATCAAGTTTTAGTGCGGCAAGTGGATCAATTGTCCAAATCAGTCCTCAAAAAGTTAATCTTAAGTTGAGAATAA aTGAACcttacaaattaaatttccgTTACTCACAAGCTGAGGATTACCCTGTGGATCTTTATTATCTTATGGACTTGTCAAAGTCTATGGAAGACGATAAAGCTAAGCTTTCCAAATTGGGTGCTTTGTTGTCAGAGACAATGAGGAATATAACTTCCAATTTTAAATTGGGTTTCGGATCGTTTGTAGATAAGGTTCTTATGCCATATGTATCAACTATTCCAAAAAA TGATCAACCTTTTGCCTTCATTAATAATATGGCCTTAAACACGAAAACATCTAAATTTATT aaagaAGTAGAAGATGCTGCTGTATCAGGAAACTTGGACGCACCTGAAGGTGGTTTTGATGCAATTATGCAAGCTATTGTTTGTCGCGATCGTATTGGTTGGAGAGATCAAGCTCGTCGTCTTTTAGTCTTCTCAACAGATGCAGGATTCCATTATGCTGGTGATGGCAAA CTTGGCGGTGTTATTGAACCCAACGACGGACAATGTCATTTAGATTCCAGTGGCTTATATACTCATTCAACAATTCAAGACTATCCCAGTATCTCTCAGATCAATCATCATGTCAAGAAGAATTCAATAAACGTTATTTTTGCTGTTACTCAAACACAAATCAATGTGTACAAAAAACTATCCCAACATATTGAAGGATCATCAAGTGCTGTATTGTCGAATGATTCATCTAACGTTGTCGACTTAGTTAGAGATGAATATAAT aaaatttcATCCTCCATCGAAATGAAAGACACTGCTAGTAGCTACGTCAAAATCAATTATTATTCAGCTTGTTTGAATGGTTCAGGACCAGTTCTAACTTCCAAGTGTGACGGACTCAAGGTTGGCGATATTGTAAGTTTCTTTGCTGAAATCACTGTCACCGAGTGTCCAGCCGATCCCAAAGAATGGCAACAACAAATTCAAATCTATCCAGTTGGTATTAACGAAACTCTAACAATTGATTTGGAAATGCTCTGCAGTTGTCCCTGCGAGAATCCCAATCATCCAATGTATGAAGTTGCTTCAGAAAAATGCCATGATCATGGAAATTACATGTGCGGCATTTGTGAATGTAACAATTCATATTTCGGAAATACTTGCGAATGTTCAGCTGCAAGTGGAACACCAGTAAATCAAACTGTCGTTTGCAAAGCTGACAATGATACAATTTCTGAGTGTAACGGAAGAGGCACCTGTGTGTGTGGTATTTGTGAGTGCAATAAACGGCAAAATCCTGAAGAAGTTGTTTCTGGAAGATTCTGTGAATGTGATAACTTCTCCTGTGATCGTCACAATTCTTTGGTTTGTTCAGGTCCAGATCATGGAACATGTAACTGTGGTACTTGTAATTGCAAGCCAGGATGGACTGGATTAGCATGCGATTGTTTGGCATCCAATGAGACTTGTAAACAACCTAATAGTGATGGAGAAATTTGTTCCGGACATGGTGAATGTGAATGTGGTGTTTGCAA ATGTAAGGTAACCAACGAAGGTCGTTATTCTGGTAAATACTGTGAAAAATGCCCAACCTGTTCCAGACGTTGTCAAGATCTGAAGGATTGTGTACAATGTCAAATGTACAAAACAGGACCACTTAAAGATGAAGCTGCTTGTGCAGCTAACTGTACACTCTTTGTCCCAATTGGTGTGGAGAAAATTGACATGAACGATGAAAAGGAAAATGGTTTCCCTTGTGCGTACTACGACGATGATGATTGCAGATTCAAATTCAGATACACCGAAATCGATGGCAAAATTGAAGTGTACGCCCAACAAGAACGTGAATGCCCACCGAAAGTATTTATGTTGGGAATTGTTTTGGGTGTGATTGCAGCTATTGTCTTGGTTGGTTTAGCTATTTTGTTGTTGTGGAAATTGCTGACAACCATTCATGATCGACGAGAGTTTGCGCGATTCGAAAAGGAACGTATGGCTGCAAAATGGGATGCT ggtGAAAATCCAATCTACAGACATGCAACGACAACGTTCAAGAACCCAACATATGCTGGAAAGTAA
- the LOC129909819 gene encoding integrin beta-PS isoform X1 → MTRTSRILDILAIIVLIGCVVIVTEAQIAEKYTQNPCVNKQTCRECIQTQSCAWCMATNFTDKPRCFHPSFAPLGACPEEFTWNPSNERTFIINRELSRASSIRGGGQMVSGGSYEAGSSYSASGSSYQSSQYGASAKGSSSSSSSFSAASGSIVQISPQKVNLKLRINEPYKLNFRYSQAEDYPVDLYYLMDLSKSMEDDKAKLSKLGALLSETMRNITSNFKLGFGSFVDKVLMPYVSTIPKKLEHPCDGCEAPYGYRNHMTLSVDTAKFSKEVEDAAVSGNLDAPEGGFDAIMQAIVCRDRIGWRDQARRLLVFSTDAGFHYAGDGKLGGVIEPNDGQCHLDSSGLYTHSTIQDYPSISQINHHVKKNSINVIFAVTQTQINVYKKLSQHIEGSSSAVLSNDSSNVVDLVRDEYNKISSSIEMKDTASSYVKINYYSACLNGSGPVLTSKCDGLKVGDIVSFFAEITVTECPADPKEWQQQIQIYPVGINETLTIDLEMLCSCPCENPNHPMYEVASEKCHDHGNYMCGICECNNSYFGNTCECSAASGTPVNQTVVCKADNDTISECNGRGTCVCGICECNKRQNPEEVVSGRFCECDNFSCDRHNSLVCSGPDHGTCNCGTCNCKPGWTGLACDCLASNETCKQPNSDGEICSGHGECECGVCKCKVTNEGRYSGKYCEKCPTCSRRCQDLKDCVQCQMYKTGPLKDEAACAANCTLFVPIGVEKIDMNDEKENGFPCAYYDDDDCRFKFRYTEIDGKIEVYAQQERECPPKVFMLGIVLGVIAAIVLVGLAILLLWKLLTTIHDRREFARFEKERMAAKWDAGENPIYRHATTTFKNPTYAGK, encoded by the exons ATGACTCGAACTAGTAGAATACTAGATATCTTAGCGATTATTGTGTTAATCGGATGCGTCGTTATCGTCACTGAAGCACAAATTGCCGAAAAATATACCCAAAATCCATGTGTTAATAAACAAACCTGCCGCGAATGTATACAGACACAAAGCTGTGCCTGGTGTATGGCAACCAACTTTACCGATAAACCAAGATGCTTCCATCCAAGTTTTGCACCATTAGGTGCATGTCCAGAAGAATTCACATGGAATCCAAGTAATGAAAGAACATTCATTATCAATCGCGAATTATCACGGGCAAGTTCGATAAGAGGAGGTGGACAAATGGTATCTGGAGGAAGTTATGAAGCTGGTTCTTCTTACAGTGCTAGTGGATCAAGTTATCAATCATCACAATATGGAGCATCAGCAAAAGGATCGAGTAGTTCATCATCAAGTTTTAGTGCGGCAAGTGGATCAATTGTCCAAATCAGTCCTCAAAAAGTTAATCTTAAGTTGAGAATAA aTGAACcttacaaattaaatttccgTTACTCACAAGCTGAGGATTACCCTGTGGATCTTTATTATCTTATGGACTTGTCAAAGTCTATGGAAGACGATAAAGCTAAGCTTTCCAAATTGGGTGCTTTGTTGTCAGAGACAATGAGGAATATAACTTCCAATTTTAAATTGGGTTTCGGATCGTTTGTAGATAAGGTTCTTATGCCATATGTATCAACTATTCCAAAAAA ACTGGAACATCCATGCGATGGTTGTGAAGCTCCCTATGGTTATCGCAATCACATGACCTTGAGTGTAGACACAGCGAAATTTTCT aaagaAGTAGAAGATGCTGCTGTATCAGGAAACTTGGACGCACCTGAAGGTGGTTTTGATGCAATTATGCAAGCTATTGTTTGTCGCGATCGTATTGGTTGGAGAGATCAAGCTCGTCGTCTTTTAGTCTTCTCAACAGATGCAGGATTCCATTATGCTGGTGATGGCAAA CTTGGCGGTGTTATTGAACCCAACGACGGACAATGTCATTTAGATTCCAGTGGCTTATATACTCATTCAACAATTCAAGACTATCCCAGTATCTCTCAGATCAATCATCATGTCAAGAAGAATTCAATAAACGTTATTTTTGCTGTTACTCAAACACAAATCAATGTGTACAAAAAACTATCCCAACATATTGAAGGATCATCAAGTGCTGTATTGTCGAATGATTCATCTAACGTTGTCGACTTAGTTAGAGATGAATATAAT aaaatttcATCCTCCATCGAAATGAAAGACACTGCTAGTAGCTACGTCAAAATCAATTATTATTCAGCTTGTTTGAATGGTTCAGGACCAGTTCTAACTTCCAAGTGTGACGGACTCAAGGTTGGCGATATTGTAAGTTTCTTTGCTGAAATCACTGTCACCGAGTGTCCAGCCGATCCCAAAGAATGGCAACAACAAATTCAAATCTATCCAGTTGGTATTAACGAAACTCTAACAATTGATTTGGAAATGCTCTGCAGTTGTCCCTGCGAGAATCCCAATCATCCAATGTATGAAGTTGCTTCAGAAAAATGCCATGATCATGGAAATTACATGTGCGGCATTTGTGAATGTAACAATTCATATTTCGGAAATACTTGCGAATGTTCAGCTGCAAGTGGAACACCAGTAAATCAAACTGTCGTTTGCAAAGCTGACAATGATACAATTTCTGAGTGTAACGGAAGAGGCACCTGTGTGTGTGGTATTTGTGAGTGCAATAAACGGCAAAATCCTGAAGAAGTTGTTTCTGGAAGATTCTGTGAATGTGATAACTTCTCCTGTGATCGTCACAATTCTTTGGTTTGTTCAGGTCCAGATCATGGAACATGTAACTGTGGTACTTGTAATTGCAAGCCAGGATGGACTGGATTAGCATGCGATTGTTTGGCATCCAATGAGACTTGTAAACAACCTAATAGTGATGGAGAAATTTGTTCCGGACATGGTGAATGTGAATGTGGTGTTTGCAA ATGTAAGGTAACCAACGAAGGTCGTTATTCTGGTAAATACTGTGAAAAATGCCCAACCTGTTCCAGACGTTGTCAAGATCTGAAGGATTGTGTACAATGTCAAATGTACAAAACAGGACCACTTAAAGATGAAGCTGCTTGTGCAGCTAACTGTACACTCTTTGTCCCAATTGGTGTGGAGAAAATTGACATGAACGATGAAAAGGAAAATGGTTTCCCTTGTGCGTACTACGACGATGATGATTGCAGATTCAAATTCAGATACACCGAAATCGATGGCAAAATTGAAGTGTACGCCCAACAAGAACGTGAATGCCCACCGAAAGTATTTATGTTGGGAATTGTTTTGGGTGTGATTGCAGCTATTGTCTTGGTTGGTTTAGCTATTTTGTTGTTGTGGAAATTGCTGACAACCATTCATGATCGACGAGAGTTTGCGCGATTCGAAAAGGAACGTATGGCTGCAAAATGGGATGCT ggtGAAAATCCAATCTACAGACATGCAACGACAACGTTCAAGAACCCAACATATGCTGGAAAGTAA
- the LOC129910346 gene encoding regulator of nonsense transcripts 2, protein MTENNSPDSTPDPSTTPASENVEEIARNERQEVENFITELKAKISAKSQLRNGNLKRVLPGEEHFARLDSSLKKNTAFVKKLKQFTAAQLDSLTKDMNGLNLSKYISEICTALSDAKIKMTDVPAVVCLCSQLHQTYVDFDAQFLEAWQKSLAVKPGERISNPSKLRVDLRLFAELVSSGVIGGKQGLSLLGSVLMNIISQDKEDHSNFSIILSFCRHCGEEYAGLVPKKIVTLAQKYDIEIPKSDFLPADKQQNLRTLLKDYFKNLCKHLVSEQAELMTMTKNIRRIMESKGEISNDKKEKCELMQANFDKLLSSAQTLSDLLDEPLPELAKETESGNSGTVLESLLEESTMGDLDPWGDEETKAFYTDLPDLRQFLPNFSAPKQDLEPVEEAIEMTEESLDVDIDGDVDGDDPPSSTSDPSNDTETQGEEVATAASTAATESVLPDKIGSALMEAGRITNAGTNIKQQFEQFLTNLNNCVNKELIDSAAIEFLLNYNTKNNRKKLTKSIFGVQRTRLDLLPFLSRFVAIVNLVNTDIAIDLSEMLRKEFKWHIRKKNQLNIESKIKIVRFIGEMVKFGLCKKFDALACLKMLLRDFHHHQIEMACAFIEVAGVYLYNCKESRLLTNVFLDQMIRMKTNTALDSRHAAQVESVYYLVKPPDSVKMEKKLRPPIHEYIRHLIFEELCKQNVDKCIKMMRRIKWDDPDVNNYAIKCLSKAYLLRFPLIRFLADLVSGLSSYQEKAVTMVIDNVFEDIRAGLEIHSPKLAQRRIAMAKYLGELYNYKLIESANVLNTLYSIISLGVSTEEGVVSPLDPPDSLFRLKLACVLLDTCGQYFTSALSRKKLDYFLVFFQHYYWYKKSNPIFSKENTSDLFPILVDHMYRDCLANVRPKLKLYKNLEKAKEAIENLKAELYPQLAAQATSQDGAGDSAPPPPVETELDPIREDSEFDEVLSEDSSNSDEEEKKERRRDEDEDDISGLDNANNPNWNDDQVEDNPEEVIEKSKEDLEFEQMFEKMAADSYQERLKETIKPNTKDIPVPMMAKNSKKSYDQIQGTTSGGSGSSPNESKDSAVPFVLMVRGGKGKQQFKTFVAPSDSHLAINLKLQEQKIREENEKVKRLTLNITERIEEEDYQESLLQSQKNQSQNYYQRQNRPKFKHQKGAPDADLIFN, encoded by the exons ATGACTGAAAACAATTCACCCGATTCTACTCCAGATCCCTCGACTACACCAGCGAGTGAAAATGTCGAAGAAATCGCTCGAAATGAGCGTCAAGAAGTTGAGAATTTCATCACTGAATTGAAAGCAAAGATATCAGCAAAATCCCAACTAAGAAATGGTAATTTAAAACGTGTTCTTCCAGGTGAAGAACACTTTGCTCGACTTGATTcgagtttaaagaaaaatacagcTTTTGTGAAGAAGCTAAAGCAATTCACTGCTGCGCAATTAGATTCTTTAACCAAGGACATGAATGGTCTCAATTTAAGCAAATACATTTCGGAAATTTGCACAGCTTTGTCCGATGCCAAAATCAAAATGACAGATGTACCGGCTGTTGTTTGTCTATGCTCTCAATTGCATCAGACTTATGTTGACTTTGATGCCCAGTTTTTGGAGGCATGGCAAAAGTCACTGGCTGTAAAGCCTGGTGAGAGAATTTCCAATCCAAGTAAGTTGCGTGTCGACTTGCGACTTTTTGCTGAATTGGTCAGTTCAGGGGTGATTGGGGGAAAGCAAGGATTGTCTTTGCTCGGGAGTGTTCTTATGAACATCATTTCCCAAGACAAAGAGGATCATAGCAACTTTTCTATTATACTTTCTTTTTGTCGTCATTGTGGCGAAGAATACGCCGGACTAGTTCCGAAAAAGATCGTCACTTTAGCCCAAAAGTATGACATTGAGATTCCCAAGTCAGATTTCCTACCTGCCGATAAGCAGCAGAACCTCCGAACTCTGCTGAAAGAttactttaaaaatctatgCAAACATTTGGTCTCAGAGCAGGCTGAACTAATGACCATGACAAAGAACATTCGTCGAATCATGGAATCGAAAGGAGAGATTTCGAATGATAAAAAAGAGAAATGCGAACTAATGCAAGCGAATTTCGATAAACTCCTTTCCTCCGCACAGACTTTATCGGATCTTTTGGATGAACCACTGCCAGAGCTTGCTAAAGAGACGGAAAGTGGGAATTCTGGGACTGTACTTGAGAGTCTGCTTGAAGAATCTACGATGGGTGATTTGGATCCATGGGGTGATGAGGAGACTAAGGCTTTTTATACTGATCTTCCTGATTTGAGGCAGTTCCTACCTAATTTCTCTGCTCCTAAGCAAGATTTGGAACCGGTTGAAGAAGCTATTGAGATGACAGAGGAATCACTTGATGTTGATATTGATGGAGATGTTGATGGTGATGATCCACCATCATCAACTTCGGATCCATCAAATGATACTGAAACTCAAGGTGAGGAAGTGGCGACTGCAGCATCAACTGCTGCTACTGAATCAGTTTTGCCAGATAAAATTGGTTCGGCACTAATGGAGGCGGGAAGAATTACAAATGCTGGAACGAATATTAAACAACAATTTGAGCAGTTTCTGACGAATTTAAATAATTGTGTCAATAAAGAGCTTATTGACTCGGCGGCAATTGAATTTCTTTTGAATTACAACACGAAGAATAACAGGAAAAAACTTAccaagtcaatttttggagttCAAAG aactcGCTTAGATCTCTTGCCATTCTTATCCCGTTTTGTTGCCATTGTCAACCTGGTGAACACCGACATTGCCATAGACCTATCCGAGATGCTTCGCAAAGAATTCAAATGGCACATTCGCAAGAAGAACCAACTTAACAttgaatcaaaaattaaaattgttcgtTTCATCGGTGAAATGGTTAAATTCGGTTTATGCAAGAAATTCGATGCTCTAGCTTGTTTAAAAATGTTACTCCGTGATTTCCATCATCATCAAATTGAAATGGCATGTGCTTTTATTGAAGTTGCCGGAGTCTATCTTTACAATTGCAAAGAATCACGTTTACTAACAAATGTATTCTTGGATCAAATGATTCGAATGAAAACCAATACAGCACTCGATTCTAGACACGCAGCGCAAGTCGAGAGCGTATACTATTTGGTCAAACCACCAGACTCAGTGAAAATGGAAAAGAAACTTCGTCCACCAATTCACGAATACATTCGTCATCTGATTTTTGAGGAACTGTGCAAACAAAATGTTGACAAATGCATCAAAATGATGCGTCGCATCAAATGGGATGATCCCGATGTCAACAATTATGCGATAAAGTGTCTTTCAAAGGCTTATCTATTGCGTTTCCCACTGATCAGATTCCTAGCTGACTTGGTATCGGGACTGAGTTCTTATCAAGAAAAAGCCGTTACTATGGTAATTGATAATGTCTTTGAAGATATTCGAGCTGGTCTTGAGATACATTCACCAAAATTGGCACAAAGACGCATCGCAATGGCAAAGTACTTGGGAGAATTGTACAATTATAAATTGATTGAGTCAGCAAATGTGCTGAATACACTGTATTCTATTATATCGCTGGGTGTTTCAACAGAGGAGGGAGTTGTGTCACCATTGGATCCACCTGATAGTCTTTTCAGATTGAAGCTGGCTTGTGTACTTTTGGATACTTGCGGGCAATACTTTACCAGTGCTTTGAGTCGCAAAAA ATTGGATTATTTTTTGGTCTTCTTCCAACATTACTATTGGTACAAAAAGAGCAATCCAATCTTTAGCAAGGAAAACACTTCAGATTTGTTCCCCATTTTGGTGGATCACATGTACCGAGATTGTTTAGCAAACGTTAGACCGAAGTTGAAG CTCtacaaaaatttggaaaagGCAAAAGAAGCAATTGAGAATCTCAAAGCTGAGCTTTATCCTCAATTAGCAGCTCAAGCAACTAGCCAAGATGGAGCAGGAGACAGTGCTCCTCCTCCCCCAGTCGAAACAGAATTAGATCCAATCCGTGAAGATAGCGAATTTGATGAAGTT CTAAGTGAAGATTCATCAAATTcagatgaagaagaaaaaaaggaacGTCGACGAGACGAAGATGAAGATGATATTTCTGGTTTAGACAATGCCAACAATCCAAACTGGAACGATGATCAAGTCGAAGATAATCCCGAAGAAGTTATTGAAAAATCCAAGGAGGATCTTGAATTTGAGCAGATGTTTGAGAAAATGGCTGCTGACAGCTATCAAGAACGTTTAAAAGAAACTATTAAACCCAATACGAAGGATATACCAGTGCCAATGATGGCAAAGAATAGTAAGAAATCCTACGATCAAATACAAGGCACTACAAGTGGTGGTAGTGGTTCCAGTCCCAATGAATCCAAAGATAGTGCTGTACCATTTGTGTTAATGGTTCGAGGTGGAAAAGGCAAACAACAATTCAAAACGTTTGTAGCTCCCTCTGACAGTCATTTGGCTATAAATTTGAAACttcaagaacagaaaatccgtGAAGAGAATGAAAAAGTCAAACGACTAACACTCAACATCACCGAACGCATCGAAGAGGAAGACTATCAAGAGTCTCTGTTgcaatcacaaaaaaatcaatctcaaAATTATTACCAACGTCAAAATCGTCCGAAATTTAAGCATCAGAAAGGTGCTCCAGATGCGGATTTgatatttaattga